One segment of Salvelinus alpinus chromosome 1, SLU_Salpinus.1, whole genome shotgun sequence DNA contains the following:
- the LOC139580866 gene encoding 3-mercaptopyruvate sulfurtransferase-like, with protein sequence MAAQTRALVSAKWLADAIKSNLIGPNLRILDTSWYLAKLKRDANAEFNQQHIPGTSFFDIDKCSDKTSSMDHMLPTASYFAEYVGGLGIGNDTHVVVYDTSDFGSYSAPRVWWMFRLFGHNSVSVLDGGMKNWLAEGHPVTAEYTKPGRADFKATANHSWVKSYEDVLKNIETKQVQVIDARSAGRFRGTEPEPRDDIEPGHIPGTINMPFAKFMDASGKELELEVLAKMFREAGVDLEKPFWVTCGSGVTACHVVLAAHLLGHSGSVSVYDGSWSEWFKRAAPEHVISEGKGKQV encoded by the exons ATGGCGGCACAAACCCGGGCGCTTGTTTCAGCCAAATGGCTTGCAGATGCGATAAAAAGCAACCTTATTGGACCGAATCTTCGAATTCTGGATACGTCCTGGTATCTAGCGAAATTAAAACGCGATGCAAATGCGGAATTTAACCAACAGCACATACCTGGAACTTCGTTCTTTGATATTGACAAATGCTCCGACAAAACTTCCTCTATGGATCATATGCTCCCAACTGCAAGCTACTTTGCAGAGTATGTGGGGGGTTTAGGTATAGGAAACGATACACATGTAGTAGTGTACGATACCAGCGATTTTGGGTCATACAGCGCACCCAGAGTGTGGTGGATGTTCCGATTATTTGGGCACAATTCTGTATCGGTCCTGGACGGGGGTATGAAGAATTGGCTGGCCGAGGGCCATCCGGTCACTGCAGAATACACCAAGCCAGGACGTGCGGATTTCAAGGCGACCGCCAATCATTCTTGGGTCAAGTCGTATGAAGATGTGCTGAAAAACATCGAGACCAAACAGGTGCAAGTGATTGACGCAAGATCCGCAGGCAGGTTCCGGGGAACCGAACCAGAACCAAGAGATG acattgAGCCTGGCCACATTCCTGGTACTATCAACATGCCTTTTGCCAAGTTCATGGATGCCTCAGGCAAGGAGTTGGAGCTTGAAGTGCTGGCAAAAATGTTCAGAGAGGCAGGGGTGGACTTGGAGAAACCTTTCTGGGTAACCTGTGGGTCAGGGGTCACTGCATGCCACGTGGTTCTGGCTGCTCACCTGCTGGGGCATTCAGGGTCAGTGTCTGTGTATGACGGGTCATGGTCTGAATGGTTCAAAAGGGCTGCCCCGGAGCATGTCATCTCTGAGGGCAAGGGGAAGCAAGTGTGA